A genomic segment from Chloracidobacterium sp. encodes:
- a CDS encoding SurA N-terminal domain-containing protein, which translates to MATTVGRLSRSRPSGRRIVTHGLVGFALSLVLWGACAPDIFGQSPPTVAARGTLTDRLVATVNGDVITQSDLIWLLAFDPGVNLASISEQDLRRVLTAKIDLLLLSQEAARFPPATLTADEVAAAKQRLIKQFASEAVFRERLESVGLDAENFDRIIRERLQVEKYINFRFQTFVLVTDDDVLTYYATKVRPALAAAGTVAPETPNDEQRALIVEILSRERAAREQQQWLETARRRAEIIPLAPYAKAVIPDAAPAGNGKPE; encoded by the coding sequence GTGGCAACCACAGTCGGGCGTTTGAGCCGGTCGCGCCCAAGTGGACGGCGAATCGTCACGCACGGGCTGGTCGGCTTCGCCTTGAGTTTGGTGCTTTGGGGGGCATGCGCGCCGGATATCTTCGGGCAATCGCCGCCGACCGTCGCCGCACGGGGAACGCTCACCGACCGCCTTGTGGCGACGGTCAACGGCGACGTGATTACCCAGAGCGATCTCATCTGGTTGCTGGCGTTTGATCCCGGCGTCAACCTCGCGTCCATCTCGGAACAGGACCTGCGGCGCGTGCTGACGGCGAAAATAGACCTGCTGTTGTTGTCGCAGGAGGCAGCCCGCTTCCCTCCGGCGACGCTGACGGCGGATGAAGTCGCCGCCGCCAAACAACGTCTCATCAAGCAATTCGCCTCGGAAGCCGTCTTTCGGGAGCGTTTGGAATCCGTCGGGTTGGATGCGGAGAACTTTGACCGGATCATCCGTGAACGACTGCAGGTTGAGAAATACATCAACTTTCGATTCCAGACTTTTGTCCTGGTCACAGACGATGACGTACTGACGTACTACGCAACCAAGGTGCGTCCCGCGTTGGCGGCGGCAGGCACAGTTGCGCCGGAAACGCCCAACGACGAACAACGGGCATTGATTGTGGAAATCTTGTCGCGGGAACGGGCGGCGCGTGAACAACAACAGTGGCTGGAAACAGCCCGACGGCGGGCGGAGATTATTCCCCTCGCGCCGTACGCTAAGGCAGTCATCCCAGACGCGGCTCCGGCGGGCAACGGGAAGCCGGAGTAA